In Ostrinia nubilalis chromosome 10, ilOstNubi1.1, whole genome shotgun sequence, a single genomic region encodes these proteins:
- the LOC135075669 gene encoding myosin heavy chain, muscle isoform X28 has product MPKPVVQDGEDPDPTPYLFVSLEQKRIDQSKPYDGKKACWVPDEKEGFLQGEIKATKGDLVTVNLPGGETKDFKKDLVGQVNPPKYEKCEDMSNLTYLNDASVLYNLKQRYYHKLIYTYSGLFCVAINPYKRFPVYTFRCAKLYRGKRRSEVPPHIFAISDGAYVNMLTNHENQSMLITGESGAGKTENTKKVIAYFATVGASQKKDPNAEKKGSLEDQVVQTNPVLEAFGNAKTVRNDNSSRFGKFIRIHFGPSGKLAGADIETYLLEKARVISQQALERSYHIFYQMMSGSVPGLKEMCLLSNDIYDYYIVSQGKTTIPNVDDGEECTLTDQAFDILGFTQEEKDNVYKITAAVMHMGCMKFKQRGREEQAEADGTEDGERVAKLLGVDCQDLYKNLLKPRIKVGNEFVTQGRNKDQVTNSVGALCKGIFDRLFKWLVKKCNETLDTKQKRQHFIGVLDIAGFEIFDYNGFEQLCINFTNEKLQQFFNHHMFVLEQEEYKKEGINWTFIDFGMDLLACIDLIEKPMGILSILEEESMFPKATDLTFVEKLNNNHLGKSAPYLKPKPPKPGCQAAHFAIGHYAGNVGYNITGWLEKNKDPLNDTVVDQFKKGQNALIKEIFADHPGQSGDAGGAAGGKGGRGKKGGGFATVSSAYKEQLNNLMTTLRSTQPHFVRCIIPNELKQPGLIDSHLVMHQLTCNGVLEGIRICRKGFPNRMVYPDFKLRYMILAPAIMTAEKDPKEAARKCLESVQLDPESYRIGHTKVFFRAGVLGQMEELRDDRLSKIVSWLQAYIRGYLSRKEYKKLQEQRLALQVVQRNLRKYLQLRTWPWWKLWQKVKPLLNVTRVEDEIAKLEEKAAKAQEAFEKEEKLRKELEVLNAKLLEEKTALLSNLEGEKGSLSETQERAAKLQAQKTDLENQLRDTQDRLTQEEDARNQLFQAKKKLEQEVSGLKKDVEDLELSVQKSEQDKATKDHQIRNLNDEIAHQDELINKLNKEKKMQGESNQKTGEELQAAEDKVNHLNKVKQKLEQTLDELEDSLEREKKLRADVEKQRRKVEGDLKLTQEAVADLERNKKELEQTIQRKDKEISSLTAKLEDEQSLVSKLQKQIKELQARIEELEEEVESERQARAKAEKQRADLARELEELGERLEEAGGATSAQIELNKKREAELSKLRRDLEEANIQHESTLANLRKKHNDAVAEMGEQLDQLNKLKAKAEHDRASCYNELNNTRAAVDQVAREKAAQEKIVKQLQHSLNEVQNKADEANRTLNDLDAAKKKLSIENSDLLRQLEEAESQVSQLSKIKVSLTTQLEDTKRLADEEARERATLLGKFRNLEHDLDNIREQVEEEAEGKADLQRQLSKANAEAQLWRSKYESEGVARSEELEEAKRKLQARLAEAEETIESLNQKVVALEKTKQRLATEVEDLQLEVDRATAIANAAEKKQKAFDKIIGEWKLKVDDLAAELDASQKECRNYSTELFRLKGAYEEGQEQLEAVRRENKNLADEVKDLLDQIGEGGRNIHEIEKARKRLEAEKDELQAALEEAESALEQEENKVLRAQLELSQVRQEIDRRIQEKEEEFENTRKNHQRALDSMQASLEAEAKGKAEALRMKKKLEADINELEIALDHANKANAEAQKNIKRYQAQIKDLQTALEEEQRARDDAREQLGISERRANALQNELEESRTLLEQADRARRQAEQELGDAHEQLNELSAQNGSLSAAKRKLESELQTLHSDLDELLNEAKNSEEKAKKAMVDAARLADELRAEQEHAQTQEKLRKALEQQIKELQVRLDEAEANALKGGKKAIQKLEQRVRELENELDGEQRRHADAQKNLRKAERRIKELTFQAEEDRKNHERMQDLVDKLQQKIKTYKRQIEEAEEIAALNLAKFRKAQQELEEAEERADLAEQAISKFRGKGRAGSAARGVSPAPHRSRPALADGFGTFPPRFDLAPEDF; this is encoded by the exons ATGCCGAAGCCAGTGGTCCAAGATGGAGAGGACCCCGATCCGACCCCATACCTGTTTGTATCTCTAGAACAGAAGCGTATCGACCAGAGCAAGCCTTACGATGGCAAGAAAGCATGCTGGGTGCCGGACGAAAAGGAGGGCTTCCTGCAGGGAGAAATTAAAGCCACCAAGGGCGACCTGGTGACTGTCAACCTACCTGGAGGCGAG ACCAAAGACTTCAAGAAGGATCTTGTAGGTCAAGTCAACCCACCTAAGTACGAGAAATGCGAGGACATGTCCAACTTGACATACCTCAACgacgcttcagttttgtataaCTTGAAGCAGAGATATTACCATAAGCTTATCTAC ACGTACTCGGGTCTCTTCTGTGTGGCTATCAACCCTTACAAGAGATTCCCCGTGTACACGTTCCGATGTGCCAAGCTGTACCGAGGCAAGCGTCGTTCGGAAGTACCCCCCCACATTTTCGCCATTTCCGACGGCGCTTACGTCAACATGTTGACCAACCACGAGAATCAATCTATGTTGATTAC CGGTGAGTCTGGTGCCGGAAAGACTGAGAACACGAAGAAGGTAATTGCGTACTTCGCCACCGTGGGTGCTTCCCAGAAGAAGGACCCCAACGCGGAGAAGAAGGGATCCCTGGAAGACCAGGTCGTACAAACTAACCCTGTGCTTGAAGCCTTCGGTAACGCCAAGACTGTGCGTAACGACAACTCCTCCCGTTTC GGTAAATTCATCCGTATCCACTTCGGCCCCTCTGGTAAACTGGCTGGTGCTGACATTGAGACCT ATCTGCTTGAGAAGGCCCGTGTCATCTCCCAACAGGCCCTTGAGCGTTCCTACCACATCTTCTACCAGATGATGTCTGGCTCCGTCCCCGGACTTAAGG AGATGTGTTTGCTGTCAAACGACATCTATGACTATTACATCGTATCGCAAGGAAAAACTACCATCCCCAACGTAGACGATGGCGAGGAATGTACCTTGACCGAC CAAGCCTTCGACATTCTGGGTTTCACCCAGGAAGAGAAGGACAACGTATACAAGATCACCGCCGCTGTCATGCACATGGGTTGCATGAAGTTCAAGCAGAGGGGTCGCGAGGAACAGGCTGAGGCTGACGGTACCGAG GACGGTGAGAGGGTCGCCAAGCTCCTCGGTGTCGACTGCCAGGACTTGTACAAGAACTTGTTGAAGCCCCGCATCAAGGTCGGAAACGAGTTCGTGACCCAGGGTCGTAACAAGGACCAGGTCACCAACTCCGTCGGTGCCCTTTGCAAGGGTATATTCGACAGGCTGTTCAAGTGGCTGGTGAAGAAGTGTAACGAGACCCTAGACACCAAGCAGAAGAGGCAGCACTTCATCGGTGTACTGGATATTGCCGGTTTCGAAATCTTCGAC TACAACGGATTCGAGCAACTCTGCATTAACTTCACCAATGAGAAGCTGCAGCAGTTCTTTAACCACCACATGTTCGTACTCGAGCAAGAAGAGTACAAAAAGGAGGGCATCAACTGGACCTTCATCGATTTCGGAATGGACTTGCTCGCTTGTATCGATCTTATCGAGAAG CCTATGGGTATCCTCTCCATCCTTGAGGAAGAGTCTATGTTCCCGAAAGCCACCGATCTAACCTTCGTTGAGAAGTTGAACAACAACCACTTGGGCAAGTCTGCTCCTTACCTGAAGCCCAAGCCCCCCAAGCCCGGTTGCCAGGCCGCTCACTTCGCCATTGGTCACTACGCCGGTAAC GTCGGCTACAACATCACTGGATGGCTTGAGAAGAACAAGGACCCCCTTAACGACACCGTCGTCGACCAGTTCAAGAAGGGTCAGAACGCGCTGATCAAGGAGATCTTTGCTGACCACCCTGGTCAGTCTGGTGACGCTGGTGGCGCCGCTGGTGGCAAGG GCGGTCGCGGTAAGAAGGGCGGTGGTTTCGCTACTGTCTCCTCCGCTTACAAG GAACAACTTAACAACTTGATGACAACTCTGAGGTCTACTCAGCCTCACTTCGTGCGTTGTATCATTCCCAACGAGTTGAAACAGCCTG GTCTCATCGACTCTCACCTTGTGATGCACCAGCTGACCTGTAACGGTGTGCTTGAGGGTATCCGTATTTGCCGTAAAGGTTTCCCCAACAGGATGGTCTACCCTGACTTCAAGCTCCG TTACATGATTCTTGCGCCCGCCATCATGACTGCCGAAAAAGATCCTAAAGAGGCAGCTAGGAAGTGTTTGGAATCAGTACAGCTTGACCCCGAAAGCTATCGTATTGGGCACACCAAG GTGTTCTTCCGCGCTGGTGTCCTGGGTCAGATGGAGGAGCTGCGTGACGACAGGCTGTCCAAGATCGTATCTTGGCTCCAGGCCTACATCCGTGGTTATCTGTCCCGTAAGGAGTACAAGAAGCTGCAGGAACAGAG ATTGGCTCTCCAAGTTGTCCAGCGCAACTTGCGCAAGTACCTGCAACTCCGCACCTGGCCCTGGTGGAAGTTGTGGCAGAAGGTCAAGCCTCTCCTCAACGTCACCCGTGTCGAGGATGAGATCGCG AAACTGGAGGAGAAGGCAGCGAAGGCCCAGGAGGCTTTCGAGAAGGAGGAGAAACTCCGCAAGGAGCTTGAGGTGCTCAACGCCAAGCTGCTTGAGGAGAAGACCGCTCTGCTGTCCAACCTCGAGGGCGAGAAGGGATCGCTGTCCGAGACCCAGGAGCGTGCCGCCAAGCTCCAGGCGCAGAAGACCGACCTCGAGAACCAACTTAGG GACACCCAGGACCGCCTGACCCAGGAGGAGGATGCCCGCAACCAGCTCTTCCAAGCCAAGAAGAAGTTGGAGCAGGAAGTCTCTGGCCTGAAGAAGGATGTCGAGGACCTCGAACTGTCCGTCCAGAAGTCCGAGCAGGACAAGGCCACCAAGGACCACCAGATCCGCAACTTGAACGACGAGATCGCCCACCAGGACGAGCTCATCAACAAGTTGAACAAGGAGAAGAAGATGCAGGGCGAGTCCAACCAGAAGACCGGCGAGGAGCTCCAGGCCGCCGAAGACAAGGTCAACCACCTCAACAAGGTCAAGCAGAAGCTCGAGCAAACCCTCGACGAGCTCGAGGACTCTCTTGAGCGCGAGAAGAAGCTGCGCGCCGACGTTGAGAAGCAGAGGAGGAAGGTCGAGGGAGACCTCAAGCTCACCCAGGAGGCCGTCGCCGACCTCGAGCGCAACAAGAAGGAACTGGAGCAGACCATCCAGCGCAAGGACAAGGAGATCTCGTCGCTCACCGCCAAGCTGGAGGACGAGCAGTCCCTTGTCAGCAAGCTGCAGAAACAGATCAAGGAACTGCAGGCCCGCATCGAAGAGTTGGAGGAGGAGGTCGAGTCCGAGCGCCAGGCCCGCGCTAAGGCTGAGAAGCAGCGCGCCGACCTCGCCCGCGAGCTCGAGGAGCTGGGTGAGCGCCTTGAGGAAGCCGGCGGTGCCACCTCCGCTCAGATCGAGCTGAACAAGAAGCGCGAGGCTGAGCTGAGCAAGCTGCGCCGCGACCTCGAGGAGGCCAACATCCAGCACGAGTCCACCCTCGCCAACCTCCGCAAGAAGCACAACGATGCCGTCGCCGAGATGGGCGAGCAGCTCGACCAGCTCAACAAGCTCAAGGCCAA GGCTGAGCACGACCGTGCATCTTGCTACAACGAGCTTAACAACACGCGCGCCGCTGTCGATCAAGTGGCAAGGGAAAAG GCTGCCCAAGAGAAGATCGTCAAGCAGCTCCAGCACTCTCTCAACGAGGTCCAGAACAAGGCTGATGAAGCCAACCGCACCCTCAACGACCTGGACGCCGCCAAGAAGAAGCTGTCCATTGAGAACTCCGACCTCCTCCGCCAACTGGAGGAGGCTGAGTCCCAGGTTTCGCAGCTGTCCAAGATCAAGGTCTCGCTCACCACCCAATTGGAAGACACCAAGAGGTTGGCCGACGAAGAGGCTAGG GAACGCGCTACACTTCTTGGCAAGTTCCGCAACCTCGAACACGACTTGGACAACATCCGCGAACAGGTCGAAGAGGAGGCTGAAGGCAAGGCTGACCTGCAGCGCCAGCTGTCCAAGGCCAACGCCGAGGCCCAGCTGTGGCGCTCCAAGTACGAGTCCGAGGGCGTCGCCCGCTCCGAGGAACTCGAGGAGGCCAAGCGCAAGCTCCAGGCCCGTCTCGCCGAAGCCGAGGAGACCATCGAATCCCTCAACCAGAAGGTCGTTGCCCTCGAGAAGACCAAGCAGCGCCTCGCCACCGAGGTCGAGGACCTGCAGCTCGAGGTCGACCGTGCCACCGCCATCGCCAACGCCGCCGAGAAGAAACAGAAGGCCTTCGACAAGATCATCGGAGAATGGAAGCTCAAGGTCGACGACCTCGCCGCCGAGCTCGACGCCAGCCAGAAGGAATGCCGCAACTACTCCACCGAATTGTTCCGCCTCAAGGGTGCCTACGAGGAAGGCCAGGAGCAGCTCGAGGCCGTCCGCCGCGAGAACAAGAACCTCGCCGACGAAGTCAAGGACTTGCTCGACCAGATCGGCGAAGGTGGCCGCAACATCCACGAGATCGAGAAGGCCAGGAAGCGTCTCGAGGCCGAAAAGGACGAGCTCCAGGCCGCCCTCGAGGAGGCTGAGTCTGCCCTCGAACAGGAGGAGAACAAGGTCCTGCGCGCTCAGCTCGAGCTGTCCCAGGTCAGACAGGAGATCGACAGGCGTATCCAGGAGAAGGAGGAGGAATTCGAGAACACCCGCAAGAACCACCAGCGCGCTCTCGACTCCATGCAGGCTTCCCTCGAAGCCGAGGCTAAGGGCAAGGCTGAGGCCCTGCGCATGAAGAAGAAGCTTGAGGCCGACATCAACGAGCTCGAGATTGCCCTCGACCACGCCAACAAGGCTAACGCTGAGGCCCAGAAGAACATCAAGCGCTACCAGGCCCAGATCAAGGACCTCCAGACCGCCCTCGAGGAGGAACAGCGCGCCCGCGACGACGCCCGCGAACAGCTCGGCATCTCGGAACGCCGCGCCAACGCTCTCCAGAACGAGCTGGAAGAGTCCCGCACACTCCTGGAACAGGCCGACCGTGCCCGCCGCCAGGCCGAACAGGAACTTGGCGACGCTCACGAACAGCTCAACGAACTGTCCGCCCAGAACGGTTCCCTGTCCGCTGCCAAGAGGAAACTCGAGTCCGAGCTGCAGACCCTGCACTCCGACCTCGACGAGCTCCTCAACGAGGCTAAGAACTCCGAGGAGAAGGCCAAGAAGGCGATGGTTGACGCCGCCCGCCTCGCCGACGAGCTCCGCGCTGAGCAGGAGCACGCCCAGACACAGGAGAAACTCCGCAAGGCCCTGGAGCAACAGATCAAGGAACTGCAGGTCAGGCTGGACGAGGCCGAGGCCAACGCGCTCAAGGGAGGCAAGAAGGCCATCCAGAAGCTCGAACAGAGGGTACGAGAGCTCGAGAACGAGCTTGACGGTGAACAGAGGAGACACGCCGACGCACAGAAGAACCTGCGCAAGGCCGAGAGGCGCATCAAGGAGCTCACGTTCCAGGCCGAGGAGGACCGCAAGAACCACGAACGCATGCAGGACCTCGTCGACAAACTGCAACAGAAGATCAAGACCTACAAGAGGCAGATCGAAGAAGCAGAAGAAATCGCCGCCCTCAACTTGGCTAAGTTCCGCAAGGCACAGCAGGAGTTGGAGGAGGCCGAGGAGAGGGCAGACCTCGCCGAACAGGCTATCAGCAAATTCCGTGGCAAGGGACGTGCAGGATCTGCCGCGAGAGGAGTCAGTCCGGCG CCCCATCGCTCGCGCCCTGCCCTGGCTGATGGCTTCGGCACCTTCCCACCTAGGTTCGACCTGGCGCCCGAGGATTTCTAA